One window from the genome of Lacerta agilis isolate rLacAgi1 chromosome 16, rLacAgi1.pri, whole genome shotgun sequence encodes:
- the GDI1 gene encoding rab GDP dissociation inhibitor alpha, whose translation MDEAYDVIVLGTGLTECILSGIMSVNGKKVLHMDRNPYYGGESSSITPLEELYKRFEICDGPPESMGRGRDWNVDLIPKFLMANGQLVKMLLYTEVTRYLDFKVVEGSFVYKAGKIYKVPSTETEALASNLMGMFEKRRFRKFLVFVANFDENDSKTLEGVDPHGTTMREVYRRFDLGQDVIDFTGHALALYRTDDYLDQPCLETINRIKLYSESLARYGKSPYLYPLYGLGELPQGFARLSAIYGGTYMLNKPVDEIVMEGGKVIGVKSEGEVARCKQLICDPSYVPDRVRPAGKVVRVICILSHPIRGTNDSNSCQIIIPQNQVGRKSDIYVCLISSAHNVAAQGKYIAIVSTTVETDSPENEVQPALELLEPVDQKFVAISDIYEPTDDGTESQVFCSRSYDATTHFETTCDDIKDIYRRMAGAPFDFESMKRRQNDVFGEDEQ comes from the exons ATGGACGAGGCCTACGACGTGATCGTGCTGGGCACCGGCCTGACA GAATGTATCCTTTCTGGAATCATGTCTGTGAACGGCAAGAAGGTCCTGCACATGGACCGGAATCCATACTACGGGGGCGAGAGCTCATCAATTACTCCCTTGGAAGAG CTCTACAAGCGCTTTGAGATTTGTGATGGCCCCCCTGAATCTATGGGGCGTGGCCGGGACTGGAATGTTGACCTTATCCCCAAATTCCTCATGGCCAATG GCCAGCTGGTgaaaatgctgctgtatacggaAGTGACACGCTATCTAGACTTCAAAGTGGTGGAAGGCAGCTTTGTCTACAAGGCAGGAAAGATCTACAAAGTGCCGTCGACCGAGACAGAGGCTCTGGCATCCA ATCTCATGGGCATGTTTGAGAAGCGGCGCTTCCGTAAGTTCCTGGTGTTTGTGGCAAACTTTGATGAGAATGACTCAAAGACATTGGAAGGGGTGGATCCTCACGGCACCACAATGCGCGAGGTCTATCGACGTTTTGACCTGGGCCAGGATGTCATTGACTTCACAGGCCATGCGCTGGCACTCTACCGCACCGATGA CTACTTGGATCAGCCCTGCTTGGAGACCATCAACCGCATCAAACTGTACAGTGAATCCCTGGCCCGCTATGGGAAGAGTCCCTATCTCTACCCACTTTATGGTCTGGGTGAACTACCCCAGGGCTTTGCCAG GCTCAGCGCCATCTATGGTGGCACCTACATGCTCAACAAGCCAGTGGATGAGATTGTCATGGAAGGTGGCAAGGTCATCGGGGTCAAATCTGAAGGCGAG GTGGCACGCTGCAAGCAGTTGATCTGCGACCCCAGCTATGTGCCAGATCGGGTGCGCCCGGCAGGGAAGGTGGTGCGTGTCATCTGCATCCTGAGCCACCCTATCCGTGGCACCAATGACTCTAACTCCTGTCAAATCATCATCCCCCAGAACCAAGTGGGGCGCAAATCTG ATATCTATGTCTGCCTGATCTCCTCTGCCCACAATGTGGCTGCGCAGGGCAAGTACATTGCCATTGTCAGCACTACTGTGGAGACGGATTCTCCTGAGAATGAAGTGCAGCCAGCCCTCGAACTTCTTGAGCCTGTCGACCAAAA GTTTGTGGCCATCAGTGACATATATGAGCCTACCGATGATGGAACTGAAAGTCAG GTATTCTGCTCACGGTCGTATGATGCCACCACCCACTTTGAGACAACATGTGATGACATCAAAGACATTTACCGGCGCATGGCAGGGGCTCCCTTTGACTTTGAGAGCATGAAACGGCGCCAGAATGATGTCTTCGGCGAGGATGAGCAGTGA
- the FAM50A gene encoding protein FAM50A, giving the protein MAQYKGAASEAGRALQLMKKRERQREHMEQMRQRIAEENIMKSNIDKKFSAHYDAVEAELKSSTVGLVTLNDMKAKQEALVKEREKQLAKKEQSKELQLKLERMRERERKQEQKRKISSLSFTLDEEEEDDGTEEEEEEAELEREELAPKKKKLGKNPDVDTSFLPDRDREEEENRLREELRQEWEAKQEKIKSEEIEITFSYWDGSGHRRTVKMKKGNTIQQFLQKALEILRKDFSELRSAGVEQLMYIKEDLIIPHHHSFYDFIVTKARGKSGPLFNFDVHDDVRLLSDATVEKDESHAGKVVLRSWYEKNKHIFPASRWEPYDPEKKWDKYTIR; this is encoded by the exons ATGGCGCAATACAAAGGAGCTGCCAGCGAGGCTGGCCGGGCACTCCAGCTGATgaagaagagggagaggcagCGGGAACATATGGAACAGATGAGGCAACGGATTGCTGAG GAGAACATCATGAAGTCAAACATTGACAAGAAATTCTCGGCTCACTATGATGCAGTGGAAGCTGAGCTGAAATCAAGCACTGTGG GCCTGGTGACCCTCAACGACATGAAGGCCAAGCAAGAGGCTCTCGTAAAGGAACGGGAGAAGCAGCTGGCAAAGAAGGAGCAGTCCAAAGAGCTGCAGCT GAAGCTGGAGCGCATGCGGGAGCGGGAACGCAAGCAGGAGCAGAAGCGCAAGATCTCAAGCTTGTCCTTCAccctggatgaggaggaggaagatgatggcaccgaggaagaagaggaagaggcggaGCTGGAGCGGGAAG AGCTGGCCCCCAAGAAGAAGAAACTGGGGAAGAACCCAGATGTGGACACCAGCTTCCTGCCTGACCGTGACCGTGAG GAGGAAGAAAACCGCCTGCGAGAAGAACTTCGCCAGGAGTGGGAAGCCAAACAGGAGAAAATAAAGA GTGAAGAAATTGAAATCACCTTCAGCTACTGGGATGGCTCTGGGCACCGCCGGACTGTCAAG ATGAAGAAGGGCAACACCATCCAGCAGTTCCTGCAAAAGGCCCTGGAGATCTTGCGTAAGGACTTCAGTGAACTCCG GTCAGCTGGTGTGGAGCAACTTATGTACATCAAGGAGGATCTGATCATCCCACAC CACCACAGCTTCTATGACTTCATTGTCACCAAGGCCCGGGGGAAAAGCG GGCCGCTCTTCAATTTTGATGTGCACGATGATGTTCGGCTTCTGAGTGATGCAACGGTGGAAAAAGATGag TCCCACGCCGGCAAGGTGGTGCTTCGCAGCTGGTATGAAAAGAACAAGCATATTTTCCCTGCAAGCCGGTGGGAGCCCTACGACCCCGAGAAGAAGTGGGACAAATACACG ATTCGCTGA